Proteins encoded in a region of the Carassius gibelio isolate Cgi1373 ecotype wild population from Czech Republic chromosome B5, carGib1.2-hapl.c, whole genome shotgun sequence genome:
- the LOC127957682 gene encoding coronin-1C-A, with product MFKRVVRQSKFRHVFGQAVKNDQCYDDIRVSRVTWDSAFCAVNPKFVAIIVEASGGGAFMVLPLHKSGRIDKAYPTVCGHTGPVLDIDWCPHNDQVIASGSEDCTVMVWQIPENGLVTSMSEPVVVLEGHSKRVGIVTWHPTARNVLLSAGCDNVVIIWNVGTGEAMITLEDMHPDIIFSVCWNRNGSLICTACKDKKVRVIDPRKEEIIAEKDKAHEGARPMRAIFLSDGKVFTTGFSRMSERQLGLWDPDNMEEPVSVHEMDTSNGVLLPFYDPDTNVVYLCGKGDSSIRYFEITDEAPFVHYLNTFTTKEPQRGMGYMPKRGLDVNKCEIARFYKLHERKCEPIIMTVPRKSDLFQDDLYPDTAGPEAPLEAEDWFEGKNGDPILISLKHAYVPGKNRDITVVKKNILDNKMSKNTENTAPAVKTATSTPSIKNEAKLEEVLKEMKSLRELVSSQEKRIAKLEEQLSKMDI from the exons ATGTTCAAACGGGTTGTGCGACAGAGTAAGTTCCGGCATGTGTTCGGCCAGGCGGTGAAGAACGACCAGTGCTATGATGACATCAGGGTGTCCAGGGTCACGTGGGATAGCGCCTTCTGCGCAGTCAACCCCAAATTTGTTGCCATAATTGTGGAAGCCAGCGGAGGAGGAGCGTTCATGGTTTTGCCTCTTCATAAG TCGGGCCGTATAGATAAGGCCTACCCTACAGTTTGTGGCCACACTGGCCCGGTCCTGGACATTGACTGGTGCCCTCACAATGACCAGGTCATCGCTAGTGGATCCGAAGACTGCACCGTGATG GTGTGGCAGATCCCAGAGAATGGTTTGGTGACCTCCATGTCCGAGCCAGTGGTGGTGTTGGAGGGTCATTCTAAAAGAGTGGGTATCGTTACCTGGCATCCCACCGCCCGCAACGTCCTGCTCAGCGCAG GCTGTGATAATGTGGTTATCATCTGGAATGTGGGGACGGGAGAGGCCATGATCACGCTGGAGGACATGCACCCTGACATCATCTTCAGCGTCTGCTGGAACCGCAACGGCAGTCTCATCTGCACCGCCTGCAAGGACAAGAAAGTCCGGGTCATTGACCCTCGCAAGGAGGAGATCATTGCT GAGAAGGACAAGGCTCATGAGGGTGCCAGGCCCATGAGAGCTATTTTCCTGTCTGACGGCAAAGTGTTCACCACTGGTTTTAGCCGCATGAGTGAGCGACAGCTCGGCCTCTGGGATCCG GACAATATGGAGGAGCCAGTTTCTGTCCATGAGATGGACACCAGTAACGGAGTCCTCCTGCCCTTCTATGATCCCGATACTAACGTGGTCTACCTGTGTGGAAAG GGGGACAGTAGTATCCGTTACTTTGAGATCACAGATGAAGCTCCTTTTGTCCATTACCTCAACACCTTTACCACTAAGGAGCCTCAGAGGGGCATGGGATACATGCCCAAGAGAGGCCTGGATGTCAACAAGTGTGAGATCGCAAG GTTTTACAAACTGCATGAGAGAAAGTGTGAACCAATCATCATGACCGTGCCAAGAAAA TCGGACTTGTTCCAGGATGACCTTTACCCCGACACGGCGGGTCCGGAGGCCCCCCTGGAGGCCGAGGATTGGTTTGAAGGGAAGAACGGAGATCCTATCCTGATATCCCTGAAACATGCATACGTCCCAGGCAAGAACCGTGATATCACAGTGGTCAAGAAGAACATCTTAGACAACAAGATGAGCAAGAATACAGAGAATACTGCTCCTGCCGTCAAGACTGCCACCTCCACTCCATCTATC aaAAATGAAGCTAAGCTGGAAGaggttttgaaagaaatgaagtCTCTCAGAGAGCTGGTCAGCAGTCAGGAAAAAAGAATTGCCAAACTTGAGGAGCAGCTGTCTAAAATGGACATCTAA
- the LOC127958821 gene encoding P-selectin glycoprotein ligand 1, translated as MMAMVTNRLGCLPVLVLLLTLSSLVTSRFLRTKRQINHIETLINTTETHSTPTVARAENATSTTVETSKASSTLQTETVMPDLNISATTDKHHAPDFNHTQQTYTAETENLTVHRSTNNKSAFHTQPSTINSTGHISHAGSSAPTFPASLDPGKVTKQHTTAAVTTGLSTDSSTIIKKSTTTTHSCPTASSQGGGLVSRCLIAIASMAALTTIFIISTICLATKLSVYRYKHKAHLLQETEMVCISALMNDTDHPVPKPRHPKSNGALIPNAEDGDPDGDNLTLNSFLPDTEGPL; from the exons ATG ATGGCGATGGTGACTAACCGACTTGGGTGTTTGCCAGTTCTTGTTTTGCTTCTGACTTTGAGCAGTTTGGTCACGTCAAGATTTCTTCGGAccaaaagacaaattaatcacaTCGAGACATTGATAAACACCACCGAAACACACAGTACACCCACCGTAGCTCGAGCAGAGAATGCAACAAGCACCACTGTGGAAACTTCGAAGGCTTCGAGTACATTACAGACAGAAACTGTAATGCCTGATTTAAATATCTCCGCAACTACAGATAAGCACCATGCTCCAGATTTCAACCACACCCAACAAACCTACACTGCAGAAACCGAGAACCTGACAGTCCACCGGTCAACAAATAACAAGAGTGCTTTTCACACCCAACCTTCCACAATCAATAGTACTGGACACATTTCACATGCAGGAAGTTCTGCGCCCACATTTCCTGCGTCGCTGGACCCCGGTAAGGTAACAAAGCAGCACACGACAGCAGCAGTGACGACAGGATTGTCCACAGATAGCTCTACCATCATTAAGAAATCAACCACAACGACCCACTCATGTCCAACTGCCTCTTCCCAAGGGGGTGGACTTGTGAGTCGTTGCCTCATCGCCATTGCCTCGATGGCTGCGTTGACCACCATCTTTATCATTAGTACCATCTGCCTGGCTACCAAACTCTCTGTATACAGATACAAACATAAGGCGCATCTTCTTCAGGAAACTGAGATGGTCTGCATTTCTGCCCTGATGAACGATACCGATCACCCGGTTCCGAAGCCAAGACATCCCAAAAGTAACGGAGCGTTGATCCCCAATGCTGAGGATGGAGATCCTGACGGAGATAATCTCACTCTAAACAGCTTTCTTCCTGATACCGAGGGCCCTCTTTAG